AAAGAAGGTTCTCAAATACGCTTCTAAATTAAATGTTCCGCTAATTATAACAGAAAATGGTATAGCTACAAAGGATGACAATAAAAAAATGAAATTTATCAAAGCTCACGTGGATGTTATTGAAAACGCTATCTCAGAAGGAATAGATGTAAGGGGATACTTTTATTGGTCATTGATAGACAACTATGAATGGCTTCATGGACTTGATGCAAGATTTGGACTTTACAGGGTTGACTTTAAAACATACAGAAGAATTCCAACAAAAGCAGCAGCTTTTTATTCATACATAATAAACTCAAGAAACTTTCGGAGTTAGATTTAATATTGCAATTAACATAAGGTATAATATGGAATAATGAAAAAACAAAAGGGTAAATTAACGGATATAGTATTTTTATCTATTACTGCCTTTACTGCTTTCAGTATAATCGCTATTTCATTTGGAATTTTTGTAGTGTTATTCAAAGAATCCCTCCCTGCAATGAATAAATTCGGGTTTGAAGGATTCATTTTTTCAACTGAATGGGATCCGGTTCAAGAAACATTTGGTGCTGCTCCTGCGTTAATAGGAACATTGATAACTTCCTTTTTTGCTTTGCTTTTAGCAGTCCCTATTGCCACAGGAATTGCAATTTTTATAACAGAAATTGCTCCTTCCTTTTTAAAAGGGATTATAGGAACTGCTATAGAACTACTTGCTGCTATTCCAAGCATAATTTATGGAATGTGGGGTCTTTTTACCCTTGCTCCCATAATGAGCCGATACATAGAACCTTTCTTACAATCAACAGTTGGCAAATTACCACTTTTAGGCAAGCTTTTTGAGGGAACTCCTCTTGGAGTTGATCTTTTTACAGCAAGTATTATTCTAAGCATAATGATAATTCCCTTCACAGCTTCAATAGCAAGAGATTCTTTTAATTTAACTCCTTCTGTACTTAAAGAATCTGCCTATGCAATTGGAGCAACAAAGTGGGAAGTTGTAAAAAATATTGTTTTGCCATATTCAAAACTTGGTGTTCTCGGTGGTGTAGGACTTTCATTGGGGAGATCTCTTGGCGAAACAATGGCAGTTGCCTTTGTTCTTGGCAATTTAAATCAAATTCCTACATCACTCTTTGATGCTGCAGCGACTGTTACAGTAAAACTTGCGAATGAGTTTACTGAAGCTGATAAAGATATATATCTTAGTTCTCTTTATTATCTTGCTTTCTTACTTTTTATAATGAGTTTTACTATTCTTGCACTTGCGAAGGTATTCCTATTGAAGGCTGAGAGAAAATGATATTAAAAAAGAGAAAAATAACCAGCGCTATCGCACTTTTTATATGCTTTCTGACTGCCTTATGGGGTATATTCTGGCTTTTTTTTATAATTATTGACGTTTTAAGACATGGGATTACATCCATAAATCCTTCTTTATTTTTAAATGATCCTGCTCCGCCAGGAGAAGAAGGCGGAGGATTAAGAAATGCCTTTGTAGGGCATCTACTCATTACAGTATTTGCTACTTTGATTGGAGTTCCAGTTGGTGTTCTCGGCGGGACATTTCTTGCTGAGTATGGAAGAAAATATCAAATATCAAAAATCATAAGCACTCTTGCAGATATTATGGTTAGTGTTCCTGCAATAATTGTTGGTGCTTTTGTCTACGCAATAATTGTTAAACCTCTCGGACACTTCAGTGGATGGGCAGGTGCTGTATCTCTCGGTATCATTATGATTCCTACAGTGTTAAGAACGACAGAAAATATGCTTTCTCTCATCCCCTGGACATTAAGAGAAGCTGCTTTTGCACTTGGAGCACCTTATTACAAGGTAATTATTCAGGTTGTCTACAGAGGTGCTGCCACAGGTATTCTTACAGGAATTATTCTTGCTATTGCAAGAGTAACTGGAGAAGCCGCTCCATTGTTATTTACATCATTTAACAATACATTCTTCTCTACAAACATGAATGCACCTATAGCATCCCTTACAGTAACCATATTTCAATATGCCATGGGACCATATGAAGACTGGCATACTCAGGCATGGGGTGCATCCTTAATGATAACTGTCTTTATTCTTTTTGCAACAATCATTGGAAGAATTCTTATAAAAAGGAGGTATAGAGATTGAATCCTGAAATTGAAGTAAGAAATCTTAATTTTTACTATACCGGTAACATTCACATTCTTAAAAATATAAATATGACTGTTTATAAATACAAAGTTACAGCACTAATTGGGCCAAGTGGATGCGGAAAAACCACGCTTTTAAGATGTTTTAATAGAATGCATGACCTATATGCAGGGAATAGATATGAGGGTGAGATAATTTTTCAGGGACAGAATATACTATCAAAAGATACAGACCTCATTGAACTGAGAAGCAAAATTGGAATGGTATTTCAGAAACCTACCCCTTTTCCAATGTCAATATTTGAAAACATTGCCTATGGATTAAAGCTTAAAGGTATAAGAAACAAAACAGAGTTAAAACAAAGAGTTGAAAAAGCCTTAAACAATGCTGCTCTTTGGGATGAAGTAAAGGATAAACTAAATACAAACGCATTTGGACTAAGTGGTGGACAACAGCAGCGACTTTGCATTGCACGAGCATTGGCAGTTGAACCTGAAATTATATTATTTGACGAACCTACATCTGCTCTTGATCCCATATCAACAGCAAAAATTGAAGAGTTAATTGTTTCATTAAAAGATAAGGTAACAATTATAATTGTCACTCATAATATGCAGCAGGCAGCAAGAATATCAGACTGGACAGGTTTTATGATGCTCGGAGAACTTATTGAGTATGATAAAACAGATAAAATATTCACAGTTCCCTCAAACAAACTTACAGAAGACTATATCACAGGAAGATTTGGTTAATCAGGGTATCTGAAAGGATTACCTCTAACGATTTTTTCAACACGTGGAGGATTTCCCTTTATTAAAAAAATTGCAAGTCCTCTCTCTTCTGTTTCATTTCCAAGATAACTCCACTTTCCATTCCATGAAACATACAGTCTATAACCGTCTTTTTCCATCTCAGCAAGCACAGGAGTGAATTCAACTTCTGCCTTATCAAAGGGTCTTATTGACGCAATTATCTCTCTGTATGCGGACTCTGAACAGTTTTTTCTTATCCCAGAGTTATCTTTATTTTGATAAGACTGCCTTATTTCATCAACAACTTTAAATGCTTGTGTTGTATAAGAGTATTCAGGAGATGGCTGTTTAACCTGTTTTTTACCTCCGCAACTAAAAAGTAGTAACACTATCATAACAATTATAATCTTCCTCATATCTGCCTCCAAAATAATATTATACTCTGTATTTTACAACCTCTTCTTCAAGGATTGCATCATAAATTTTCCTCTGTTCCTCTGTTTCTGATTTAATTACTATTTCGG
The Thermodesulfovibrio yellowstonii DSM 11347 DNA segment above includes these coding regions:
- the pstC gene encoding phosphate ABC transporter permease subunit PstC, whose translation is MKKQKGKLTDIVFLSITAFTAFSIIAISFGIFVVLFKESLPAMNKFGFEGFIFSTEWDPVQETFGAAPALIGTLITSFFALLLAVPIATGIAIFITEIAPSFLKGIIGTAIELLAAIPSIIYGMWGLFTLAPIMSRYIEPFLQSTVGKLPLLGKLFEGTPLGVDLFTASIILSIMIIPFTASIARDSFNLTPSVLKESAYAIGATKWEVVKNIVLPYSKLGVLGGVGLSLGRSLGETMAVAFVLGNLNQIPTSLFDAAATVTVKLANEFTEADKDIYLSSLYYLAFLLFIMSFTILALAKVFLLKAERK
- the pstA gene encoding phosphate ABC transporter permease PstA, whose product is MILKKRKITSAIALFICFLTALWGIFWLFFIIIDVLRHGITSINPSLFLNDPAPPGEEGGGLRNAFVGHLLITVFATLIGVPVGVLGGTFLAEYGRKYQISKIISTLADIMVSVPAIIVGAFVYAIIVKPLGHFSGWAGAVSLGIIMIPTVLRTTENMLSLIPWTLREAAFALGAPYYKVIIQVVYRGAATGILTGIILAIARVTGEAAPLLFTSFNNTFFSTNMNAPIASLTVTIFQYAMGPYEDWHTQAWGASLMITVFILFATIIGRILIKRRYRD
- the pstB gene encoding phosphate ABC transporter ATP-binding protein PstB is translated as MNPEIEVRNLNFYYTGNIHILKNINMTVYKYKVTALIGPSGCGKTTLLRCFNRMHDLYAGNRYEGEIIFQGQNILSKDTDLIELRSKIGMVFQKPTPFPMSIFENIAYGLKLKGIRNKTELKQRVEKALNNAALWDEVKDKLNTNAFGLSGGQQQRLCIARALAVEPEIILFDEPTSALDPISTAKIEELIVSLKDKVTIIIVTHNMQQAARISDWTGFMMLGELIEYDKTDKIFTVPSNKLTEDYITGRFG
- a CDS encoding lipoprotein, producing the protein MRKIIIVMIVLLLFSCGGKKQVKQPSPEYSYTTQAFKVVDEIRQSYQNKDNSGIRKNCSESAYREIIASIRPFDKAEVEFTPVLAEMEKDGYRLYVSWNGKWSYLGNETEERGLAIFLIKGNPPRVEKIVRGNPFRYPD